In a genomic window of Wyeomyia smithii strain HCP4-BCI-WySm-NY-G18 chromosome 1, ASM2978416v1, whole genome shotgun sequence:
- the LOC129717263 gene encoding uncharacterized protein LOC129717263 — protein sequence MANNDNVDDGINASACAACDRPDWADDMVQCDECTEWYHFKCAGVTASVEHRRWECSGCLPISVSSRSSKISVQKVLEQKRLEEEQRIRRKRFQLEKAIERKRIDQERNQILEEEELEKTFLKEKYDLLERQEVHETESVVSDNCRTTHEKVSQWLENDGQVEPNTSTPKVVHTKASNLEAPNRNSRMEMSSVSTCSISGGTNANSLPSDALSRPNITSDLPPQHSIKRSTNPMPPAPPASALSDAATIEIPPLPFRYTPSQEVELPPRASRHGAKIRRAPPLKQSSRPLGANKQVPTALQPDLINQLSALEMGPSSSQLAARRVMSRDLPDFDGNPEEWPIFISQYNITTENCGFSDAENLTRLQRSLKGHARESVRSRLLLPASVPQVIETLRLLYGRPALLISTLLNRVRTMAPPQMERLETLIDFGVELQGLCDHLQASGEIAHLNNPSLLQELEDKLPTSLKLQWGMHKQNSPNVTLQTFADYMSQMVTAASHVTKLVNCSNDRRLGDRRNNKSKEKVLLNTHSSCDGQKPTTSIITGVSKNCVLCNQSDHRIKDCKRFHGLTVENRWNKIHSLKLCRTCLNSHGRNRCRLAVKCGIDGCEFKHHPLLHSKVENETKPTTAESHSHRDTESKVLFRIVPVTLRSKSATVNTFAFLDDGSSLTLVEQSVANELGVTGPTEPLYLKWTGDVTRCESDSKEISLEISGLAGTKFYGIQSARTVSELKLPVQSLDPFSLAQQYPHLKGLPISRYENAVPRVLIGLDQVNLSLSLKCREGRLGEPVATKTRLGWCVQGGGRNGILKPLGVCCYVSDTRADNELRDLVKMHFEIDDIGTKPLMELESVDDTRAKNILRDTTKRTDVRFETGLLWRYDQFEFPKSYHMALRRLECLERRMSRDPALKQNVHQQIQDYQSNGYAHRATDEELVAADPRRCWYLPLGIVTHPKKPGKVRLIWDAAAKVDGISLNALLLKGPDLLSSLPGILIRLRKKPIAISGDIRQMFHQIRIRPEDRHAQRFLWREDTTRKPDVFLMDVATFGSSCSPCSAQYIKNKNAEEYAAEFPRAAEAVVKCHYVDDLLDSFDTEEEAMQVAAEVKLIHSRGGFDIRGWRSNSPAVLRHLGETVVPAVKNLDLEKGDGAERVLGMLWLPTEDELAFSTQMQQDISEIIGEGRRPTKRQVLRCVMSLFDPLGLLATYIIHGKILMQTIWRCGTGWDQEIGDEAFDLWRKWTDNLCHIDNIRLPRCFIGRTPSGSIRSI from the coding sequence ATGGCAAACAATGATAACGTGGATGACGGCATAAATGCGAGTGCTTGTGCTGCTTGTGATCGACCAGACTGGGCAGATGACATGGTTCAGTGCGACGAGTGTACCGAGTGGTATCACTTCAAATGTGCTGGCGTCACAGCATCTGTAGAACATCGTCGTTGGGAGTGCAGCGGTTGCCTTCCCATTAGTGTGAGCAGCCGATCTTCCAAAATTTCAGTACAAAAGGTATTGGAGCAGAAAAGGTTAGAAGAGGAGCAACGGATTCGCCGTAAGCGATTTCAACTGGAGAAAGCGATCGAGAGGAAGCGGATCGATCAGGAGAGAAATCAAATATTAGAAGAGGAAGAACTGGAGAAAACGTTCCTTAAAGAAAAATATGATCTATTGGAACGGCAGGAGGTACATGAAACAGAAAGTGTTGTGAGCGATAACTGTCGTACGACTCATGAGAAGGTTTCGCAATGGTTGGAGAATGACGGACAAGTAGAGCCTAATACTAGTACACCAAAGGTCGTACATACGAAGGCATCTAATCTGGAAGCCCCCAATCGAAATTCTCGTATGGAAATGAGCTCAGTTTCAACCTGCTCGATAAGCGGAGGGACAAATGCAAATTCTCTTCCTTCAGATGCGCTCTCCAGACCGAATATAACGTCAGATTTACCACCGCAACATTCTATCAAACGCTCAACCAACCCGATGCCCCCCGCGCCACCAGCCAGTGCCTTATCGGATGCCGCTACCATTGAGATTCCACCGTTACCGTTTCGATATACACCGTCGCAAGAAGTTGAACTTCCACCAAGGGCATCACGCCATGGTGCAAAAATTAGAAGAGCGCCACCGTTAAAACAAAGCTCGCGCCCGTTGGGTGCAAACAAACAAGTGCCCACTGCATTGCAACCGGATTTAATAAACCAATTGAGCGCCCTAGAGATGGGGCCTTCCTCATCGCAATTAGCAGCTCGTCGAGTAATGTCCCGGGACCTTCCGGATTTCGATGGCAACCCGGAAGAATGGCCTATTTTCATTAGCCAGTATAACATCACCACAGAAAACTGTGGCTTCAGTGATGCCGAAAATCTGACTAGATTACAACGGTCTTTGAAAGGCCACGCACGAGAATCTGTGCGCAGTCGATTGTTGTTACCCGCCTCCGTGCCTCAAGTTATTGAAACCCTTCGACTGCTCTATGGTAGACCAGCACTGCTCATATCCACTTTGTTGAACAGAGTACGCACGATGGCACCGCCTCAGATGGAACGTCTTGAAACCTTGATTGACTTCGGGGTAGAACTTCAGGGGCTCTGCGATCATTTGCAAGCTTCCGGTGAAATTGCACATTTGAACAATCCGTCGTTATTACAGGAGCTGGAAGATAAATTACCAACATCGCTAAAGCTCCAGTGGGGAATGCATAAGCAAAATAGCCCAAATGTAACCTTACAGACTTTTGCCGATTACATGTCACAAATGGTTACAGCTGCTAGTCATGTAACCAAGCTAGTTAACTGCTCCAACGATCGACGTCTGGGTGATCGTAGAAATAATAAATCGAAGGAGAAAGTGCTACTAAATACACACAGCTCATGTGACGGACAAAAGCCAACAACCAGTATCATCACGGGTGTATCAAAGAACTGCGTTCTTTGTAATCAGTCGGACCATCGAATAAAGGACTGTAAACGGTTCCATGGTCTCACTGTAGAAAATCGCTGGAATAAAATTCATTCCCTAAAACTTTGTCGTACTTGTCTCAATTCACATGGGAGAAATCGATGTCGGTTGGCAGTTAAATGCGGGATCGACGGTTGTGAATTCAAGCACCACCCGCTGCTACATTCGAAGGTTGAGAATGAAACAAAACCCACTACTGCTGAGAGCCACTCGCATCGCGATACTGAGTCAAAAGTTCTTTTCCGGATAGTCCCTGTAACTCTGCGAAGTAAATCAGCGACGGTGAACACGTTCGCGTTTTTAGACGATGGTTCATCTCTAACGTTGGTAGAGCAGTCAGTCGCCAACGAGTTAGGTGTAACCGGACCAACGGAGCCTCTTTATTTGAAATGGACCGGGGATGTAACACGATGTGAATCAGACTCTAAAGAGATCTCACTTGAAATATCGGGATTGGCTGGCACGAAATTCTATGGTATCCAGTCAGCCAGGACCGTATCTGAATTAAAACTGCCGGTGCAATCTCTAGACCCGTTCAGTCTTGCTCAGCAGTACCCTCACTTGAAAGGGTTGCCGATTTCTCGCTATGAAAATGCAGTGCCACGCGTGCTTATCGGTTTGGATCAGGTAAACCTATCGTTGTCGCTTAAATGTCGTGAGGGACGGCTGGGAGAGCCAGTGGCCACAAAAACTCGTCTCGGTTGGTGCGTTCAAGGAGGCGGACGCAATGGCATTTTGAAGCCTTTAGGTGTCTGCTGTTACGTTTCAGACACTAGAGCAGATAACGAGCTACGCGACCTGGTCAAAATGCATTTCGAGATAGATGATATTGGCACTAAGCCATTGATGGAACTGGAATCGGTAGACGACACgagggcaaaaaatattttaagagaCACTACTAAACGCACGGATGTAAGGTTTGAGACAGGGCTCTTATGGAGATATGATCAATTCGAATTCCCGAAAAGTTATCACATGGCTCTTCGCCGGCTGGAGTGCCTAGAGCGGAGAATGTCTCGAGACCCTGCACTGAAACAAAACGTGCATCAGCAGATACAAGATTATCAATCGAATGGCTATGCTCATCGTGCTACAGACGAGGAATTGGTGGCCGCTGATCCTCGCAGATGTTGGTACTTACCACTGGGAATTGTGACCCATCCCAAAAAGCCCGGAAAAGTCCGTTTGATTTGGGACGCCGCGGCCAAGGTAGACGGCATTTCCTTAAACGCACTTTTGCTGAAAGGGCCAGATTTGTTGTCATCTCTGCCAGGAATTTTGATTCGGCTCCGCAAAAAACCCATAGCGATAAGTGGTGACATACGCCAAATGTTTCACCAAATTCGTATCAGACCTGAAGATCGACACGCACAGCGTTTTTTGTGGCGGGAAGATACAACCAGGAAACCGGATGTTTTTCTTATGGATGTGGCAACATTTGGCTCTAGTTGTTCACCGTGCAGCGCGcaatatatcaaaaataaaaacgccGAAGAATACGCGGCTGAGTTTCCACGCGCTGCAGAGGCCGTGGTGAAGTGTCATTACGTGGACGACTTGTTGGATAGTTTTGACACCGAAGAAGAAGCCATGCAAGTGGCAGCTGAAGTTAAACTTATACATAGCAGAGGCGGGTTTGACATACGTGGTTGGCGTTCCAACTCTCCAGCAGTACTGCGACATTTGGGAGAAACAGTTGTTCCGGCGGTTAAAAATCTGGACTTAGAAAAGGGAGACGGCGCTGAAAGAGTACTCGGCATGCTGTGGCTACCTACCGAAGACGAATTGGCTTTCTCAACTCAAATGCAGCAAGATATTTCAGAAATTATTGGCGAGGGCCGTCGACCAACCAAGCGACAGGTATTACGATGCGTTATGTCATTATTCGACCCTCTTGGTTTGTTGGCTACATACATAATTCACGGCAAGATTTTAATGCAAACGATATGGCGTTGCGGAACAGGCTGGGACCAAGAAATTGGAGATGAGGCATTTGACTTATGGAGAAAGTGGACCGACAATTTATGCCATATCGATAATATTCGGCTTCCTCGATGCTTCATTGGCCGAACTCCTTCAGGATCGATACGCTCTATTTAA